The Patescibacteria group bacterium genomic interval TGCCGGAAACCAGACACGCGTATTTCAGCTCGTTTTCTTCCTCCCATAACGGCAGGGGGCTCTTCCCCGGCCAGTATTCTCTGATGTCATCGGCCGAAATGTTTTTGACAAGTCGCTGCCGGCAATTCTTGTCTTGAGCGGCAATGTAGTTGAATAGGTTGACACCCTTCTCCTCGCATAACCGCTTGGTCGCTTGGAACTCCTCCAGCTCGCGTTGCTCTCGCGCCCGCTGTTCTTGTTCCTTTTGTTCGGCTTGAGCAGTCTCCTCCCCCAGTGTTTCAGTGGTTACCCGGATGCTTTCCGGAGTAACTTCTGGTTGCCATTTCGATTTTTCGGTTTCCTGCGTGTTTTTCGTGCGGGTGAACCACCCCTGCAAGTAACCAAACATCACGACTCCAGCCACAATACAAATTATCGTTGCATATACCATGTCCGTTCTCCTTGTAGTGGCGTTCTAAGGCCACGTTTTGAAAGGCCGATATTCCATACTTTGGAATATATAATTATAGCATATGGATATTATTTTGTCAATATATTTATCCACAGATTAATTATATTTTCTCTAAATTTAGCTAAAAAATTATTATAAATTATTAAAATTTATCTAATTTTAGTTGAAAACTGGTGAAAATCTTACCTAATCAATTTTTCCAAAATCACTCCATAAGTCCCGCTAAACAATACTAATATGAGGTACTTATTTTATGAGTATCAAATCTGGTAACAAAAAATGCCGAAAACTTCTTGTTTCCGGCATTGTTGTGCTTTTAGCGCGTTAATTAATAACTTCCTGCGGTCTTTGTTCATTGTCCAGCTTAATAGCCAGCGCCAGGAGCATCAGCGCATTTTTTACCCTGGGACTGCTTCCTCCGCCGAGAGGAGATCGATAACGCAATGACGGACCGTGATGTTTATCGGTTTTGATCCAAGCGTCTCCATCTTTAGTAAACTGCACCATTAAACGGCCGGTAAACGTTCCATCATGATCATCATGAATTCTTTCAAATACCCGATTTGCTTCTAACTCGGGAATCCAAAAGGGATTATTTAGAACGCGATGCGCATCTTTGATTAAACGTTCAACTGATGGCTCTGTCATTTGTCGGTCTCCTTTGTTTTCAGTTGGTTGTATTACCGGACACTATCTATAGTAGTTATGATAATCTATCATGGAGTAATTCGTTTGTCAATCAGTGTATCTTTTTCGGGATGCAATAATAATTAGCTCTTAAAAATTTTCTGTTTTTCATTTGCACAAATTTCTGTATTTTGTTATAACTATACTTAGCAGATCTTTTATCGCGTTTGAAATGGCAAGTCGATTATTTTAGGCGCTTAAGAGATTATTAATCATTAACTTTGTTTTATGCTTAGCTCGCGCTTAGCGTCGGGCAAGCGGAAAGAAGAATAAAACTATGAAAAATAAAATTTTAACGATTGTCACCATAGTGGCAACTCTCACTTTTGCCGGTCAGGCCTATGCCGCTAATCAGGGCAGTAATAACGGATCCGATAGTCAGACTCAGCAACAAACTCAAACCACTAACCAAGGGGAGGACAGTCAGATCCAGGTACAGAATAACGAGCAGGCTCAAAGCGGAAACACCACAGGAATAAACGCTGAAGAACCGGTACAGCAACGGACACAGCAACAATTACGGGATGAAAGCGAAGCGGGAGGGCAAATCCAAAACCAGAATCAGATTCAAGCTGGTGGACAGGAGGCGGTACAAAGCCAAAGTGGCATGGATTCTGTAATTACGCAACAAAGAAGAAGCCAGGTCGCCAATGCCGTGCAGGAATTATTGCAAGTGTCCGAGAGAAACGGCGGTATCGGTGAGCAAGTGAGAGTGATTGCCCAGTCGCAGAATCAGAATCGGGAAAATCTGGAAGCCAGCTTGGAGAAAGTCCAAAACAGAAGCGGTTTAGCCAAATTTTTTGTCGGTCCCGATTATGGCGAGATAAATAAAGCGCAAAAATTTCTGGAGCAAAACCGCGAGCAAATTCAGCAATTAAACCAAATTAAAGATCAGTTTGTGAATCAAGGCGATCAGCAGATGCTGATCCAGCAAATACAGATATTAGAGCAGGCCGACTTGGAAATTGGCAATTATTTGGGAACGGCGCAGAAAGGCTTCAGTTTATTGGGCTGGATGTTTAGATTGTTCGCCAGATAATTCATTATTTTTTGTGATTATCATATGGCGACAATACATAAGAAAATTTGGCCCCAATATTTTTCTGCCGTGACTTCAGGCAAGAAAAAGTATGAATTGCGCCTGAATGACTTTGAAGTGCGCGAAGGCGATATTCTGGTATTAGAGGAGTGGGATCCATTGACAGAAAAGTATACCGGCAGGTCTATAGAAAAGACGGTGACTTATGTCGGCAAATTCAATTTAGATAAGCTTTTTTGGCCTAAGGAGGAAATAGAAGACAAGGGATTATTAGTGATTTCTTTGGAGTAATAAAATAAAAAGCCGCCTTGCTTGATGAGGCGGCTTTTATAATAGATCGCTATTTGCCGGCAATCTTATCTTTAAGTTTGTCTAATAATGACTCAAAAGTCCGGACAAGAATCTGATTGGGGTCATTCTCTCCTGGTTTGGCGGCAAAGACTTCACCAAGGAGTTGCCCGCGGAAATTAACCGTGGCCCTAAAGGAGTTTTTTGACGGATCATAAAGCCAATCAATCAGCGGCGCTTGTCCTTTGGTTAATCCTAAGTTAATCGGCGTTGGTGTCTTAAAAGTAACATCGCCGGTGAAAGCGCTGACATGGGTTTGCGACACTTCAAAATCCGGCATATTAAATTCTTTTTTGTAATAACCATTTAAGCCATTGGTTTGAAAAACCCTTTCCAGTGATCCGCCTACTCCTTGGCTACGACCCAAAGCCGAGCCATGCAACACTTCCAGCCAATCAGCTATGTTTTTCTGGTTACGAAAAATATCATTAGTGTTGATGAGCCCGATTAGTTTGGCATTCCCGGCCACTTCCGGGTGGTCTAAAAATTCCAGCAGTTTTTCCGCCGATTGATCATGGCTGGAAACCAGTTCTATTAAGCCGACTGACGGTTTGAATTCCGGATGATGGTAAAAGTAATCGGTTAATACCGCGAGTTTTTCTTGGTCAGTTTGACCAGTCGTCTCCATGGCGGCAGTCTGAAGGATCTCAGCCGATCCCGGGTACTTGGCATCAATGTTGCTTAATATTTTTTCTGTTGCTGTTACAGAAATGGGTGATTCGGCAGTGACGGCCGGAGCAGTAACTTCGGCGGCTGCGGTCCCCGGCTTATTTTCCAGGTATTCAAATTCTTTGGCAATCATGGCGCCGTGCTCTCCGACCGGTTTGCTATCTATGAATTCGTGGACGTGATTTTTATTATCTAAAAGATATTGAGCGTGGCCAATGCCGCCGCCCGCAACGCGGATTTCCGCCCCGGTTTTCGGATCGACATAATGTTCGTCAATGGCGATTTGATGCGCTCGCATGCCAGCCCAATGATGCAGGGCGTTTTTGTTTTCCAGGTCTCCAGCATAGCCGAGTTCTTTGGCGTTAGCTTCCAATTGTCGATGCAGGGCGTGTTCGATACCCTCGCCTTTGCCAATAGTCGCCAGGCCTAGTTGTTCTTTGGGTGGGATAAACTCGGTATGCTCAAGCTTGGCAATGGCCGCCGGAGCAGTTCCCGTTTCAACTGAGGCAACTTCGGTGCTACTAGTTGACGGAGCTGGTTCATTCTGCCACCAAGAGCCGATTTTATGGGCCGCGGCGCCGGCCGCTTCTCCCAGGGCTATTCCGGCTAAGGCTCCAGCGATAACTCCCGCCGTTTTAACGGCGTTTCGTTTGTATTTTTTGCTGTCAAGATTTGTTTTTTCTGATTCTAACTCTTTGAATTTTTCAAAAATATCATTAGCCTCTGCCTCCTGATCAATAATATATTTTTCAGTGTTAATTTTTTCTCCCCAACCTTTTTTCCCGCTAAGGTATTCGGCTCCGACTGCTCCCAGTTTGGCGCCGGCGAGTCCGCTGACAACTCTTCTGCCCCAAGCGCCGGCTCCGCCATAACGCAGAGCTTGGCCGATCCCAAACAAGGCCGCGCTGGTGACAGTCTTTTCTCCGGCACTGCTTCCGCCGGCTAGAAAGAGTTTGTCTACCCCTTTGACCGCCTTGTTGGCCCAAGGGTGCTTATCCAGCCAATCAGCGTTGGTTCTGTTTAGTAGGTTATAATGTTGTTCTAAGGCCTCCAATCCCCGGGTATCAAAAGCCACCTCTACGGTAGAAACATTTTCCAATATGTCGGGGTTGACAGTCAAACAGTCAGCTAATGAACCCTCTCGGTTCTGGCCTAACTGCAATTGCTTGGCTATAGCCAAATCAGCAAAGAATCCTTTTAAGTAATCTTTTTGCGCTGATTCGTTTTCAGTCAGTTCTTGCCTGATTTCTTGCAATTTCTCCTCCTCTTCTTTTCTGGTTTTTTTGCCGACGAGGTGAATGTCCGCCAATCTAATGGCGCCAATAGCCAAAGGAGAGAAAAAAGATGCCAGGCCGCCGGTAGCAATTGAAATGCCAATGCCACCACCGATATACAGAGCGCTTTTAGCCAGGGCCTTACCCGCTTCTTTCTTAAAGCTTTTACTTCCAGCTATTTTTTTCTGCGCTTCCTGACGCAACTTGTTTTCTTGTTGTTGGAAGATTTGCCTTACTGCTTTCTCATCCAAGCCGGATGCCTCGGCATAATTTTTGACTATTTTTTCCAGCAAAACCGTATTTTCTTTTTTCTGGGGGTTAGATAGTATTTCTATCAATTGGTTTCCCGGTATCTTCCCCAGTTCTGATTTTCTGATTGTCTTAATGGAAGCAAAGCCGGCTTCGTATTTAGCCCGTAATTTTTCATCAGGACTCAAGGTCGCAATAGTATTATTGCCTCTTCTTCCGGCAACTAATCTTTGGGAATTGAGTTCGTTGAATATTTCAACAAGGTTCTTGCTGACGACAGCCGGTGGTGGCGTTTCCAAAGTGCTTAAAATATATGATAATTCTTCCGGACTTAGTGGTGATGATTCAGGCTCCTCCGGTTCAAGAGGTGCTTCTGCCGGGATGGTTTTTTTTGTTGTCGTTTCCGGTGTCGGCAATGCCGGGGTGGTCTTTTGAATTGGTGCGTCTTCGGTAATAGGCGGTAAGGCACTGACCTCGTCGGGCGATTCAAGTATAGCAGAAAGCGCATCAGGCACCTCGGGCAAGGCCGAGGTTACCGGTGCTTCGCTAGTGCTTGCTTCTTCATCTTCTCCCCCCAGCCAACTTTTCAATAAGGCATTAGTTGCTCTAGCCGTAGCCGAAAAAGTTTCTGCTTGTTTAACCGCCGCCTCTTTGGATTCAGCGGTATCGCCGGCAGCGGCAGCTTCCATTTCGATGGCATGTTCTATCTCTGCCAGAAGTCTTTCAGCAGTGTTTAAATCATTATTCGTCGCTTGTTCTTCGGATACGGCATCAAGTTCGGCAAGTAGTCTGGCTAACTCCGGGTTTTCATTCAAAGACAAGCCAAACTTTTGTTCGGCTCCGCCGTCTTTTGGCAATGTTTTTTCATCTTTTTTTCTTGTCATAAATTATCTGCCTAATCCTTTTAAGATCGCTTTGATTTTTTCTTCATCCAGTTTTTTTTGTTGAGCTTCTATCATTTTACGGCCTTCATTTTTTATTTTTTTTAATTGCAACATTGTTTCTCGATATAATTTATCCAGTTTTTTTAATTCTCGCGCCAGGTCGCCCTTTGTGGCTATTTTTTTAGTGACGATTTTTTGAACTTTTTTGGCCATAATATAGTTATGCCGGCTCGTTTTTTTGAGTTAAAGCAACAAAATCATTGGCGAAAGCAATTAAGCCATCCTTGACTTTTTGGTCAAAGTCAGGAATTTGATCGGCTAGTTCTTGGATTTTGGCATTGTCCAGTGTTTTATTATCAATCATAGCTTGGAACTCTTGTTGTTTGGCCTCGTCAAGGTTTTGCAAAAGAATCAGTCCTAATTGTTGGTTGAGTAGCTCTTCCAACTTAGTCATGTATTGCGCCTTAAATTCTTGGGACATTTGGTCTAGACCGGCTTCAGCCATCAGTTTTTCCAAAAATGATTTGATAAATTCTTTATCCATAAATTTTGATTAATTTTCTAATATTAATTATACCATATTTTGGCTAATTCAAGAAATTACTTATAAAACACTGATTATTATATATTATTTTATCTAATTTTAGATAAAATGTGTGATCAGCCGGCTAGTGGAGTTGATAAAGGTATTGACAAAATATTATAAGTATGATATAATGGAATGATTCGGCAACGTGAGCCGGAAGCACCTACTAACTTTTGAATTACTGGTTACAAATCGGCAATCACCAAAGAGGAGGAAGAAGCCATGTCTGGTGGTCAATTGAGTGGAAGCGTTCAGGATCAGCAACAAGATCAACAATCCGGCGGTAGCCAGGATAAGCCCGCGTTAGCCGTCCCCCGGTTTATTTTTTACGGGCTCTTACTTTGCCTGGGCATGATGTTGTTTTTTGCGTTTGTAGTCGGCGGCGTGAAAAAGGACGTGTCTTCGTTGACGACACGTGTGATCGCCTTGGCGGCTAATCAGTCTGTGACGGATGAAGCTCAGTCCGTGACGAATGAAGCGTTGGCATTCGGCGTGGCCAAGGCTAAGTCCCGGCTGGACAAACGCGTCCAGACCGAGAACGAGCAGCTCCTGGTTAAATGGCGGACAATTAGAGATCGGGGCGGCGATGATTCCGAACTCGGACAGAAATCCGAGAAGGAAATCAAACGACTGCTGACTAACGGCATCTGGGATATTGAGTCGACCATCACCAAGGAGTATGACGAGTTGATGGCGACGTCAATCAGTGATGTTAGCGCCTTGGCTGATACGGCTAACAAGAAAGCCAAAGCCGCGCAAGCCGCCGCTGACAACGCCCAAATAACGGCCAATGTCAGTATCCGGGCGACGGAAATTATTGCCCAACCGACGGCTTGCGCAAAACACTCGGTCAGCAAAGAGCAGAAGAAGAGTTTGCAAGAACTCTTGGCCGAGTACCGGCAAAGTCAAGCCGGAAGTTAAATCAGAAGAACATTTTTTACCCCCGGGTCCATTATGGATTCCGGGGGTGATTTTTTTAAGTTGTTTTTATATTTTTATGTTTTTATGTTATAATATTATGAGTAAGAATAATATTATGACTAATACTAAAATTTATCTTTTTGCTTTGGTGGTGTTGGCGTTAGTGATGGCTACCGCCGGTTTCGGCTGTAAATTACTCAGCTCTGCCGAACAGGAAGCCGTTAAGCCGATCACTTTAAGTTACTGGCGCGTTTGGGATGATTCTGACGCTTTTGATGCAATTATCAAAGATTACCAAGTCCAGCATCCCAATATCACCATTAATTACCGCAAGTTTCGCATGGAAGAGTATGAGAGCTATCTGCTTAACGCCTTGGCCGAGGACCGCGGACCGGATATCTTTTCTATTCCTATTACTTGGCTGCCCAAATATGAGAATAAGATTTCGCCCTTGCCCGCCAAATACCAGATGGGCTACATTATAGAAAAAGGCACGATTCAGAAAGAACAAGTTGTTGAGTTAAGAACCAAAACCTCGCCCACCATCAGGGAAATCAAGTCTTTATTTTTTGATACCGTCAGTAATGATGTGATTATAGACAATAGGATTTACGGCTTGCCGCTCAGCTTGGAATCGCTTATCATGTTCTATAATAAGGATTTATTGAATCAAAACAGCATCGCTCAAGTGCCGACCGATTGGTCAGCGTTTCAGGACGCCGTGGAAAAGATCACCAAAGTCTCCGATACTCAGAAAATTTTGGTGGCGGGCGCGGCTTTAGGTATGGGTTATAATATTAATTATGCTTTTGATATTTTGTCCGTCCTAATGATGCAAGCCGGAGCCACCATGGCCGATGGCAATGGTTATGCCACCTTTTTTAAGAATATCCAGCAAGCGGACGGCAGTGGCGGTTACAAGACAGCCAATCCCGGGCAGACCGGGTTGCAATTCTATACTGATTTCGCCACCGTAGGAAAACGCGTCTATTCTTGGGATGCCTCTCTGCCTAACTCTTTTGATGCTTTTACCCAAGGCAAGTTAGCTTTTTTCTTCGGTTATAATTTTAATATTCCTCAGGTGCGAGCGCAATCGCGAGTTAATTTCGGCGTAGCGCCGATTCCTCAGATTGCCGGCAATCCCAGTAAGAATTACGCTGATTATTGGGTAGAGACTGTGACTAAAGCCTCTGCTCATCATAATGAGTCTTGGGATTTTCTGTTGTTCATTAATGACGCCGGAACTAATAAGAGTTATCCGGAAATAAAAAAGTTTTTGGCTAAGACCTCCAAACCGACTGCTCTCCGCGATCTGCGCGATAGCCAATTGAGCAATGAAGATTTGTATCCTTCGGCTTATCAAGCGCCTTCAGCTTTCAGCTGGTACAAGGGCAAGAATTTCGACGCGGCCAAACAAGCCGTAATAGAAATGATTGAACAGTATCTCAAGATGTCCGATCCCCGACAGGAATTATCTAAGATTATCGGCGTGGCTGTGGAAAAAATCAATCAAACGGTCACCCAGCAGTATTAGCTTTTGTAATTGCTTTATTTTTGTTATAATACGCTTATGTTCAGAAAAGGACTGAAAATATTGGCTGTTCTTTCGGTGTTGCTGGCGTTGAATACTCCGGCAGTTTTGGCCGCCTGTACGGCCAAGCCGACCACTGGCCCGTCTTCCTATTTACTCAAAGATATCAGCGTGGACTGTTTTTGTAACGGCGTTTGCGGTCTTTGCGATTTGCTTCAGGTTGGAATTACCGGCACCAATATGATTTTGTCTCTCTCCGGCATTGTCGCTTTATTGTTGTTTATTTATGGTGGTACTTGGTTTTGGCTGTTGTCTTTCGGTGATCAGAATAAGATTAAAAAAGGCAAAAGCTTGATGATTAATACGGTTATCGCTTTGGCAATAATTATGGCTGCCTTTACCATAGTTAATTTCTTGTTTACTTCTTTAGTCGGTAGTTCTTTTGGAACCACTTGCGGTTAATAGTAATTTTATGAAAAACTTTTTTAAGACAACACTGTTACTTTTGTTTCTGGCTGCCGCGCCGTTTTCAGTTTACGCCGTTCAATTGGTTGATCCGTTGAATCTGCCGCCAGGCGAGCCGATTCCCGCCTTGGCCGCTCGGTTGATTAATGCGCTTTTAGGCTTAGTCGGCATTGCCGCTCTCTTATCCTTTATTTACGGTGGCATATTATGGATGACTGCCGGTATTAGTGCCGATAACGTCAAGAAAGGTAAAACCGTCATGATTTGGGCGGTCGCTGGACTACTGGTAATTTTTTCTTCTTACGCCGTTGTTACTTATATTTTCAGTATCTTGGTTCCTACCAGTTAAGGAGTAAAGGAATTCAATATAAATAGTGCTCTAAAATAATAATTTAAATTTTGCTTTTGTCGGGTAAAGTATTGCGATGTCGCAGCTGCGATCACAATCAAAAATTTGACGATTGCAAGCACGGAAGGGAGGTGACAAGAATGAAAAAAACTTTAAAGAAATTATTGGCCTCCATATTGGTTGTTGTGGCCATGTCCATGTTCGCTTTGCCGGTGTTGGTCAGCGCGCAAGAGGACGTCCAAAGCATTGACTTGGATCTTATAGCCAGTACGGCCGGAATTGAACAGGGAAACCTCAACAGCATTATTGGCGGTATCCTGAATGTGGCCATGGGATTTTTGGGTGTTATTGCGGTTTTGATCATCCTTTATGGTGGTTTTATCTGGATGACTGCCGGTGGCGAACAAGATAAGGTGGA includes:
- a CDS encoding DUF5663 domain-containing protein; translation: MDKEFIKSFLEKLMAEAGLDQMSQEFKAQYMTKLEELLNQQLGLILLQNLDEAKQQEFQAMIDNKTLDNAKIQELADQIPDFDQKVKDGLIAFANDFVALTQKNEPA
- a CDS encoding DUF3850 domain-containing protein produces the protein MATIHKKIWPQYFSAVTSGKKKYELRLNDFEVREGDILVLEEWDPLTEKYTGRSIEKTVTYVGKFNLDKLFWPKEEIEDKGLLVISLE